In Camelina sativa cultivar DH55 chromosome 13, Cs, whole genome shotgun sequence, the genomic window TAAGTTGTGTGGTGGTGTGCTTGACTATTACAATTGAATTTACATTATTAGTGGTTCGTGAGGCTAAAATATGGACTCATTACGGATTGTCCCGCATGAATCGGGTAACaggtaaagaaaattttatcttaGAAACATTtcatataaaacaatatttgatgACTAAAATTGTATGCTAGAAGGAGGAgttattcaataataaatttaattgttgATTTTGAGAAGCGAATACAAGTTTTACAGAGGTAAGATACATCTTTTATTATGAGCTGAGAATTACAAATTAAGACACACgtcacacacaaacaaacaggTAAAGGTCTTTTGAGAATCCTCTGTTTTGGGAGAAGAGGAACAAAGGCTTTTTTTGGTTGGATTAATTAGCCGTAGCATCGGATAGGGTCCTTGCAGCTCTTTGCAGGGGATTGCGCATTACCATGCATCCCACCTTTCGCGAGGTATTGCTGATGGTATTCTTCAGCCTTGTACAACTTCTTTGCTGGTAAGATCTCAGTCACAATCTTGTTCTCAAGTTTTGTCTGCTGTTTCTCTAGAGACTCGCGTGCTAGTTTCTCTTGCTCGGGTGTGTAGTAGTATATACCTGATCGGTATTGTGCTCCCACAAGTTCTCCCTGCAACCGGTTTTCAAAGATCGGTTAGGAATTGAACGTTATCAAGAAGAATGATGGCTACTATATGAAAGCTAAAACTGAAGATAACCACAATCAAATCGGAGTTTCAGGACAAGAACATGAACAAACTCTCTCTAAACATTACCATACATGTCTCTAAACTAAACCAATCCGAATTATGCAAATATTTGAAATgaagattcaacaaaaaaagtcaACCAAAAGTTAACATTCTTGAAAGTTTCGATGAAACTATATATTACTGGAGAAGCCATTAAATCAATCAGAGCaagaatcaaaaacatgaacatgaccaaaaaatttgatttaaattctaaaatcattaaaccagaaaaaaaaaggtacctGACGATTCAAGGTGGTTGGATCATGTCTAGACCAGAACAAATCAAGAAGCGTCTCATAAGTGCACTCCTTAGGATCATACTGAACCCTAACAACCTCTACATGGTTCGTGGTGTTCGTACATACAATCTCGTAAGAAGGATTTTCTGAGATCCCCTGAGTGTAACCAACCTCAGTCACGGTCACTCCATGGATCCTCTGTAAAGCAAGCTCAAATCCCCAGAAACAACCTGCGGCGAACTCAGCAAACTCGTTTCCCGGCGCCGGAACATCGTTGTCGGGCTCCTCAGCTATCGGAGAAGGAACAATCACAGGTGTCTCTGCTAAATGATGCTTCATATAAAATTCTTTGAGAGCAACTTCCTCAGGTGTATCAACAACTTGAGGCTCCTGAGCTTTTAGAGAAGAATCCATAGCTAACTCAGATGTGTTTTTTCCGGTGGTGAGtttctttaattgttaaaaagtGTATTGTTGTTTGATGATGAAGCCTCTTGACGATCGATTTATATAGAAATAAGCAAGTCATAGTCAGAGATTAACAGCTACGTCAacactaaataatattttttaaaatttagtagtGGTTTTGTTGACACACAAGCAAAATACATTggaatgtaaaatttaataatttggtCAATTGTTAATATATCACGCGTCATTGTTTACTTGTACTTAAAAATGtctattaaacaaataaattccAACAACCATGATTATAAATCTTTTTAGTTATGCATTGATCCAAACTTGgaaaacatgttatttttgtCGCAACTTGGAAAATATGTTATTGTATAGCAAACTGTGATTTGTGGACCGTTGACATTGAGTTTTCGCCCGCTATTAGTAGTATTCCAGACCTTTcttctgtgtgtgtgtttttttattcatctttctcttttcttgtcgTATGTTATACATGGATGACTTAATTAGCATTATGCTAGTAATAGTAATACTATTATAGTATGAGGTTGGTGGGCacatttgttttatgataaacTAGAAAGACATTGGTAATGGACTAGCACTAAAATGAGAGAGGTGGCCCTGCTACACTTTTTTATTCGTCGGCTTCAATAACCATGTCGATGACTTTTTGGGAGAAATAATTGAGTTTacgagattagatctaaggtccTTAATTTAGGGATCACGATGATTGTGTGGTTTTATGTCCATTGAGTGTAACATCGGTATTACAACATTGCAAATGAAATTCCAAAGAAGTAGTTTCATTGCGTGTAATTAACTTCGTCGGTTTTATACAAGCTTTGCGCAAGTTCCTAAATGCTAATTCCTCTGTTTTGGGAGGGAAGCAGAGGAAAACAGCTTTTAGCCGTAACAGCGGATTGGGTGGTTTGAGCCTTTGGTAGTTGGAAAAGAAGCCTCATGCACAAAAGAGCATAAATAGGAGCTTTGCTCATCATAATAATACTGCTACACAAGGTTAAAACCATTGAACCTGTCTCTACGCTGAATTGACCCGCTTGCGCCGGATGAAAGACTAAAGTAAAGGCAATCAAGTTGTTTGTATATCACTTTGGATTAAATGTTTCCCGCCGGCTAAAGTATTTGGTTTCACTACTTTGTCTAGAACTCCAATGAGACAACTTGACTATAATAAGCTAGTGAATTGCCTTTAACAAAACAAGCAGTAATTTTCACATGAGTATCGTTCTCTGTCCATAGAGGTAAGACAATGCTAAGCCAGACTCCAACAAGAAAGATAGTGCTGATCATGAACAGGACAAGAAGAAACTTTTTGCAATCCATATCTACGACAAATGCTAATTAAAACAACTCCCAGGTAAAAAGATCCTCTGAGAATCCTCTGTTTTGGGAGCAGAGGAACAAAGACTTCATGATTAGCCGGAGCAGCGGATAGGGTCCATGCAGCTCTTCGCAGGGGATTGCGCGTTGCCACATCTCCCGCCTTTGACGAGGTACTGCTGATGGTATTCTTCAGCTTTGTAGAATTTCTTAGCCGGTAAGATCTCAGTCACAATCTTATCCTCCAGTTTAGTCTGCTGCTTCTCTAGAGACTCACGTGCTTGCTTCTCTTGCTCAGGTGTGTAGAAGTATATACCTGATCGGTATTGTGCTCCCAGAAGATTTCCCTGCAACATTCAAAACATCAGTGTCTATCAATCAGTAAAGAAATTGAAGAGTTGTCTAATATCACATTCACTATCAAAGATAAAATTGAggacaaaaaacacaaattctATTTAAGCATTACCATAAATATACATGTTCTCCAcaccaaccaaaaaaatcaagaatgaCAAATGAAAGATCCATAATTAAGTAATTTGACAAGAGAGAGCTGAACAACTTAAAGACATGCAATTTTTGACTGGAGAAGCCATTGAATCATGGAGAGCAAGTATATAAGAATTTGACCATAAATTTCACATAGTTAGATACAAAAACCAAGCAAAATCGATACCTGACGATTCAAGGTGGTGGGATCATGCCTAGACCAGAACAAATCAAGAAGCGTCTCATAAGTGCATTCCTTGGGATCATACTGAACTCTAACAACCTCTGCATGGTTCGTGGTGTTCGTACAGACATCCTTGTAAGAAGGGTTGTGTGAGATCCCCTGAGTGTAACCGACCTCAGTCACGTTCACGCCAGGGATACTCTGGAAAGCAAGCTCAACTCCCCAGAAACAACCTGCGGCAAACTCAGCAAACTCGTTTCCGGGAGCCGGAACATCGTTGTCGGGCTCCTCAGCTATCGGAGAAGAAAAAATTGCAGGTTCATCAACTAACTGAGGCTCCTGAGGTTTGAGAGGAGCAACTTCATTGTTGCTCAGAGAAGAATCCATTTTAGTTCGTGTTGTGAGCTTGTAACTGTTAATGTGGCCTTATAGGGATACTCAGCTGGAGATTCTATGTGCATGAAGTATGCAACTAGATTGGTGGACACGTTTTGTTCATGCACTAAAAAAGGAATGGCTCTCTTGCAatctcttttaatctttttatgCGTTGGCTTCATTTGCCATATGCGTTGGCTTCATTTGCATGTGGAtggattttggaaaaaaaaaagattagataattataatgagtttttgattatataatctttttatgtttgatttatgTTCAGTTCATAGAGTGtaatatcattattattgtAACATTGGaaataaaattccaaaagtAGTAGTTACATAAATCTTGACACACAACGGTCCCTAAATGctaaatcctctgttttgggAGCGAAGCAGAGGGAAACACTTTTTTACCCGTAGCAGCGGATTGGGTCGTTGCAGCCTTTGGCAGAAGATTGCCCGAGGCCGAAGCGGCCACCTTTTGACAGGTACTGCTGTTGTTGATCTTCAGCTCTGTAGAATTTCTTAGCTGGTAAGATCTCAGTCATGATCTTCCTCTCCATTTGTTGCTGGTGACGTTCCAGTGACTCGCGGGCTAGTTTCTCCTGCTCAGGAGTGTAGAAGTATATCCCAGATCTGTAAAGGGTTCCCACGTCATTTCCCTGATCACAGTAAAGTAAGACATTGTAAGTATCCATGGTATTGTAGAAGTAGCCTACCTAATAATCAGAGTGCTTAAAcgagaaaaaacataaatctcaGGAGATAAAATAGTCAGAAGACTGGTTCAGTATATACATGCCAATGAAAGTCAAATAAGATGCAAATGTAGCAGTAATTAGCAAATGAGTATCGTTCTCTGTCCACAGAGGCAAGACAAATGGTAAGTCAAACTCACATTGAACAAGAATGCTAAAGCTGATCATAAACAggactagaaaaaaaaacatcttagaAATCCACATCTCCACCTCAGTGAAAAGTGGGGCAACAGAGCTACAACAGAAGCTCGATTAAGTTACCTACTTAAGCCTCataattcaacaaaacaaaaagaacaagaaaaaaaaaagaaaacaaacttcaATATCATATATTTCTTCATAATCTATTAGGATGGACCAAAGTTGCAAAATTGAAAGTTTTTTCAGAGCTTAGACTGGTGATGAAACCTGAAAGCCATCagatttggggaaaaaactAATCAAGAAACCCCTAAAGCACATACAACAACTTCTCTATAATCCTAAAGACGAAACCTTTGTCAATCCCCAagcttaaaatttttaaatttggtaaCACCGTACCTGACGATTCAAAGTGGTGGGATCATGCCTAGACCAGAACAAATCAAGCAGAGACTCATAGCTGCAATCATTAGGATCATACTGAACCCTAACAACCTCGGAATGTCTCGTGGTTCCTTTACAAACATCTTCGTATGAAGGATTGTGTATGATCCCTTGTGTATATCCAACCTCAGTCTGAGTCACCCCTGGAACTCTCTGAAACGCCAGCTCGACACCCCAGAAACATCCAGCCCCGAATTGGGCAAACTTATTCCCCGGTGACGGAGCGTCATCGTCGTTCCCCTGAGCTATCGGAGAAGGATCCATATTGCTTTGCCCACTTGATCCCAAACCCAGCCTGTTGAGTATATTGTTCATTGAGAGAATTTTCTTAAGACAGAGATGAAGACACGGGACGGGGGGcttatggagagagagagagagagagagagagagagagagagatgcagcGTTTGCGTTTTCAGTTGCGTTCACGATAAGAAACGGCAAACTCGAATAACCGAATTCAATCAAACCGAACCAGAAATTACGGTTTTAATTTGACTCTTaaaccaaatatttataaaccgAACCGTATATTCGCACTCGTACGCATTTATAAATTATGGGAAAGTATTTATTAGTCACAAATAAGTCCATATGAATGGAAAAGCTAAAACcatcaaatatacaaaaattccCATACTACCGCTCGAACCACTGCCGTTAAAACGGGGAGCCGAGCTAGCGACTCCAGTCGCAAGGTTATTTTTCTTAGAAGAAGGTTGAAGGATCCCTGCAGCGGAGGCTTGGGGAGATCCAACGGGGGCTTGAGATGGACCATTGCCTTCGACGTTGACTCGTAACCTCATACCAGCGAAGCAATGGAGCCTATTACCGCATACAAAGAACCGGTCTCCCGGTTGGGAAAGTGAAACGGTCGTGTTCCCGTTTGTGAACGCACGGATCGCGTCTCTTGAGTTGCAATTTTGGTAGTTGTTTTTATCCACTTCATATACACTGTGCGTCGATGAATATTGGAACACTTGCAAAAAACATTATACGCATAatcataattagaaaatattaaaaaagtttaatgaGGGATGTCTAGCGATTTTTAGAACAAGGATGTTAATTGAACTGTGTATATGATAGATCACCAGGAGAGAATCGCTTGCCTGAAGTCCAAGACTCAAGATCGGAGCTTATGTCCCAGCCGGAACTGTCTCCCACAAAGTATGTCGTTGCGTTGCATCTTCTTATTACTACGATCCcaaatatgatgcaaaaatttataagaaatagCATCGTCGGTGACTTCTCCATAGTGCAAGCTGTAAAAAAATGGCGTTTAAATATCTTGTATTGCTATCGTTTTCTATATGCATATATGTGATATtgtaattgtaaatatatatgtgtatatatagagcATAGGTTAAGGTTGCTCATTGGTGGATAACCTAACTTCACAACCACCACAACATATATGATCTGCTTTGTTCCCTGgcctttaatttgtttgtgttttttttcttaacaattttTTCGTGTTTCACAATTCATAAGATTCCTGTGCTGTTAGGAATAGTCTTCAGCCCTCAAAATTTTTAGATCTTCATAAAGACATTGAAGAAGTATTGGGAAGATTGTAGCGACCTGCAAATAATGCATGTAtgatgtatctatatatatgatctagCTACTGGTTTGGTACTTTGATCTGAAGATAAAAAGAAGTTTTTCCATGGTTTGAGATTTAAATCTCAGCACATTCAAaatgttgttttgttaataGACAAACAAAACCCAACATACTACTTCCTTTGTTTCTAAAAAACCaacacaaattaattaaaattaagttataaataaattcaaataactTCAATTAATACTTCTTGGAGTTTACAAATTggtaaacattaattaattaaagaatgTATAGAATTTACAG contains:
- the LOC104734770 gene encoding peptide methionine sulfoxide reductase A3-like, with translation MNNILNRLGLGSSGQSNMDPSPIAQGNDDDAPSPGNKFAQFGAGCFWGVELAFQRVPGVTQTEVGYTQGIIHNPSYEDVCKGTTRHSEVVRVQYDPNDCSYESLLDLFWSRHDPTTLNRQGNDVGTLYRSGIYFYTPEQEKLARESLERHQQQMERKIMTEILPAKKFYRAEDQQQQYLSKGGRFGLGQSSAKGCNDPIRCYG
- the LOC104734771 gene encoding mavicyanin-like isoform X2, translated to MEKSPTMLFLINFCIIFGIVVIRRCNATTYFVGDSSGWDISSDLESWTSVFQYSSTHSVYEVDKNNYQNCNSRDAIRAFTNGNTTVSLSQPGDRFFVCGNRLHCFAGMRLRVNVEGNGPSQAPVGSPQASAAGILQPSSKKNNLATGVASSAPRFNGSGSSGSMGIFVYLMVLAFPFIWTYL
- the LOC104734771 gene encoding mavicyanin-like isoform X1; its protein translation is MEKSPTMLFLINFCIIFGIVVIRRCNATTYFVGDSSGWDISSDLESWTSGKRFSPVFQYSSTHSVYEVDKNNYQNCNSRDAIRAFTNGNTTVSLSQPGDRFFVCGNRLHCFAGMRLRVNVEGNGPSQAPVGSPQASAAGILQPSSKKNNLATGVASSAPRFNGSGSSGSMGIFVYLMVLAFPFIWTYL
- the LOC104734769 gene encoding peptide methionine sulfoxide reductase A2-like, whose amino-acid sequence is MDSSLSNNEVAPLKPQEPQLVDEPAIFSSPIAEEPDNDVPAPGNEFAEFAAGCFWGVELAFQSIPGVNVTEVGYTQGISHNPSYKDVCTNTTNHAEVVRVQYDPKECTYETLLDLFWSRHDPTTLNRQGNLLGAQYRSGIYFYTPEQEKQARESLEKQQTKLEDKIVTEILPAKKFYKAEEYHQQYLVKGGRCGNAQSPAKSCMDPIRCSG
- the LOC104734768 gene encoding peptide methionine sulfoxide reductase A2-like — protein: MDSSLKAQEPQVVDTPEEVALKEFYMKHHLAETPVIVPSPIAEEPDNDVPAPGNEFAEFAAGCFWGFELALQRIHGVTVTEVGYTQGISENPSYEIVCTNTTNHVEVVRVQYDPKECTYETLLDLFWSRHDPTTLNRQGELVGAQYRSGIYYYTPEQEKLARESLEKQQTKLENKIVTEILPAKKLYKAEEYHQQYLAKGGMHGNAQSPAKSCKDPIRCYG